One window from the genome of Pseudomonadota bacterium encodes:
- a CDS encoding type I secretion system permease/ATPase has protein sequence MAQAQKNPHKNQDKNQTAQPAEQPAPDTAEASAVGPAAMEAERLSLDDPLMECLAMLAGEFGRRVTAVALAAGLPVPTHGLVTPAVFVRAADRAGLTAKLVRRNIPFLAGAPNLPCILLLKGDQACILRRRIDKNTVEVLFPETPDAPVKMTIDALDARHGGYAFFVRARARLDERSGQKQQQEQARHWFWGAIMQHRKIYYEVILAAVMINMFALASSLFIMNVYDRVIPNNAFTSLWVLAIGVFIVFIFDFILKNLRSFFLDAAGRKADNTISARIFEQMLSMKMGSRPPSAGALASNMREFETIRDFFTSATIVALIDLPFVVLFLFLMFLIGGKVFLVPMTLAILVLALGWYLQRPLNKTIAKSMREGGHKSSLIFETLSGLETIKVQAAEGYIQRKWEEIVELSSDTSMESRRIASFGVNFAAMTANLATVGIVVYGTYLISAGEMSMGALIACVILSGRTMAPLAQVAGLLTKMGQSKEALERLEELMDTPVERPPKQVFISKPLVQGNISFKDVVFRYPGQSTPALNNITFQIQPGEHIGVIGAVGSGKTTLERLILNLYQPEAGSVQLDGTDVRQIDPADLRRSIGVVQQTPYLFYGTVRENITLGHETVPDSVVLRAAEMAGVMTFLRDSEAGLDSNVGERGELLSGGQRQAIAIARALLYDPQILLLDEPTASIDPGSERRLYRYLVEVCKDKTVMLITHKSSVLGLVDKLILMDRGRIIAMGPRDEVIQRLQSGEFMRPAGTAEQKG, from the coding sequence ATGGCGCAAGCCCAAAAAAACCCGCATAAAAACCAAGATAAAAATCAGACAGCCCAACCCGCAGAACAGCCCGCTCCGGATACGGCGGAAGCAAGCGCCGTCGGCCCCGCCGCTATGGAGGCCGAAAGACTGTCACTGGATGACCCGTTGATGGAATGCCTCGCCATGCTGGCGGGGGAATTCGGACGCCGCGTCACCGCCGTTGCGCTGGCAGCAGGGCTGCCGGTTCCGACGCACGGCCTTGTCACACCGGCTGTGTTTGTCCGCGCCGCCGACCGCGCCGGACTAACCGCCAAACTTGTCCGCCGCAATATCCCGTTTCTGGCCGGTGCGCCCAATCTGCCCTGTATCCTTCTTCTGAAAGGCGATCAGGCCTGTATCCTGCGCCGCCGTATTGATAAAAACACGGTGGAAGTCCTGTTTCCCGAAACGCCGGATGCGCCGGTAAAAATGACAATCGACGCGCTGGACGCCCGCCATGGCGGCTATGCCTTTTTTGTCCGCGCCCGCGCAAGGCTGGATGAACGCTCGGGGCAGAAACAACAGCAGGAACAGGCGCGGCACTGGTTCTGGGGTGCGATTATGCAGCACCGCAAAATTTATTACGAGGTCATCCTTGCCGCCGTCATGATCAATATGTTCGCGCTGGCCAGTTCACTGTTTATTATGAATGTCTATGACCGCGTCATTCCCAATAATGCCTTCACTAGTCTCTGGGTACTGGCAATCGGCGTGTTTATTGTGTTCATCTTCGATTTTATCCTGAAAAATCTGCGCTCCTTCTTTCTGGATGCCGCGGGGCGTAAAGCCGATAACACGATTTCCGCACGGATTTTCGAACAGATGCTCAGCATGAAAATGGGCTCGCGCCCGCCCAGCGCCGGAGCGCTGGCCTCCAATATGCGGGAATTTGAAACCATCCGTGACTTTTTCACCTCGGCAACGATTGTCGCGCTGATTGATCTGCCTTTTGTAGTGCTGTTCCTGTTTTTAATGTTCCTGATCGGCGGCAAGGTCTTTCTGGTACCGATGACGCTGGCCATACTGGTTCTGGCACTCGGCTGGTATCTGCAGCGCCCGCTGAACAAAACCATTGCGAAATCCATGCGCGAAGGCGGCCATAAAAGCAGCCTGATTTTTGAAACTCTCAGCGGCCTTGAAACCATCAAAGTGCAGGCCGCCGAAGGCTATATCCAGCGTAAATGGGAGGAAATCGTCGAACTCTCCTCCGATACTTCGATGGAATCACGGCGCATCGCCTCTTTCGGCGTTAATTTCGCTGCCATGACCGCCAATCTGGCGACGGTCGGCATTGTTGTCTACGGCACCTATCTTATCAGCGCGGGGGAGATGTCAATGGGGGCGTTGATTGCCTGCGTTATCCTGTCAGGCCGCACGATGGCGCCGCTGGCGCAAGTCGCCGGATTGCTGACGAAAATGGGGCAGTCAAAAGAGGCGCTGGAACGTCTGGAAGAGCTGATGGACACGCCGGTGGAGCGCCCGCCGAAACAGGTCTTTATTTCCAAACCGCTCGTACAGGGGAATATTTCCTTTAAAGATGTTGTCTTCCGCTATCCCGGACAATCGACTCCCGCTTTGAACAATATCACTTTTCAAATTCAACCCGGCGAACATATCGGCGTTATCGGCGCCGTCGGCTCGGGAAAAACCACGCTGGAAAGGCTGATATTGAATCTGTATCAGCCCGAAGCCGGTTCGGTACAGCTGGACGGCACGGATGTCCGCCAGATTGACCCCGCCGATCTGCGCCGCAGCATCGGCGTTGTCCAGCAAACGCCTTATCTGTTTTACGGCACGGTGCGCGAAAATATCACATTGGGGCATGAAACCGTGCCGGACAGCGTTGTCTTGCGCGCGGCGGAAATGGCCGGTGTGATGACCTTCCTGCGCGATTCCGAAGCCGGCCTTGATTCAAATGTCGGTGAACGCGGCGAGCTGCTCTCCGGCGGGCAGCGTCAGGCCATCGCCATCGCCCGCGCCCTGCTTTACGATCCGCAAATTCTCTTGCTGGACGAACCGACCGCGTCCATCGACCCCGGTTCCGAACGCCGCCTTTACCGTTATCTGGTCGAGGTCTGCAAAGACAAAACCGTGATGCTGATCACGCATAAAAGCTCGGTTCTGGGGCTTGTTGATAAACTGATTTTGATGGATCGCGGACGCATTATCGCTATGGGTCCGCGTGATGAGGTCATCCAGCGCCTGCAATCGGGCGAGTTTATGCGCCCCGCAGGAACAGCGGAACAGAAAGGGTAA
- a CDS encoding 3-hydroxyacyl-CoA dehydrogenase, which produces MEIKKVAVIGAGVMGSGIAAQIANAGTEVLLLDIVPKDAADRDILAKSAIEKMLKTDPAPLMHPKNARRIHAGNTEDHLKDIAGCDWIVEAVLENLDIKQKLYKRIEEFRKPTAVISSNTSSIPLHLLTEGRSDSFKKHFLITHFFNPPRYMRLLELVTSGETDPAVTKRIFAFGDAALGKGIVPCNDTPGFIANRIGAFWLQAGMNEAFNLGVSVEEADAVMSRPVGIPKTGIFGLLDLVGIDLMPHLAKSLLSTLPATDNYAAIHRDFDLIDKMIADGYTGRKGKGGFYRLNKAGGKKVKESINLKTGDYALSEKAAPPALEAFKKDGLRGLVSSTDKAGQYAWQVLSQTLCYAADLVPEIADNIFAVDQAMKLGYNWSKGPFELMDALGTAWLVEKLAEEDRDIPALLKDIHGKNFYKTKDGVLHYFGIDDQYHPVERAKGVLLLEDIKRKSSPVHKNDSAALWDIGDDVLCLEFTAKMNALDLDVMAMIHAAIEQISSSDTDYKALVVYNEGTNFSAGANLSKALAVVDEGNWPAIESLITEGQRAYRALKFAPFPVIGAPAGLALGGGCEILLHCDGIEAYAETYCGLVEVGVGIIPGWGGCKEMLLRHHHKRKAGGPVPPIAAAFETIGLAKVAKSAAEAKQLLFLKDSDGITMNRDRLLANAKARALELAKHYTAPEGEELRLPGPAGQLALMMAVNGLAHAGRATPHDVTVSEALTEVLSGGKDGDVTQTLTEEDLLALELQGFMRLVKTPETRARIDHMLKTGKALRN; this is translated from the coding sequence ATGGAAATCAAAAAAGTCGCGGTCATCGGCGCGGGTGTGATGGGGAGCGGAATCGCCGCACAAATCGCCAATGCGGGCACGGAGGTACTGCTGCTGGATATCGTACCGAAAGATGCGGCTGACCGCGATATTCTTGCGAAATCAGCGATTGAAAAAATGCTGAAAACCGACCCCGCCCCGCTGATGCATCCGAAAAACGCCCGCCGCATCCATGCCGGAAACACCGAAGACCATCTCAAAGATATTGCCGGTTGCGACTGGATTGTCGAGGCTGTTTTGGAAAACCTCGATATCAAGCAAAAACTGTATAAAAGAATCGAGGAATTCCGCAAACCGACCGCCGTCATTTCCTCCAACACCTCCTCCATTCCGCTGCATCTGCTGACGGAAGGCCGCTCCGACAGTTTTAAAAAGCATTTTTTGATTACCCATTTCTTCAATCCGCCGCGTTATATGCGTCTTCTGGAGCTTGTCACCTCCGGCGAAACGGACCCCGCCGTCACAAAAAGAATTTTCGCCTTCGGTGATGCCGCGCTGGGGAAAGGGATTGTGCCCTGTAATGATACGCCCGGCTTTATCGCCAACCGCATCGGTGCCTTCTGGCTGCAGGCCGGTATGAATGAAGCTTTCAATCTCGGCGTTTCCGTGGAGGAAGCCGATGCCGTCATGTCCCGCCCCGTCGGAATCCCGAAAACGGGGATTTTCGGATTGCTGGATCTGGTCGGGATTGACCTGATGCCGCATCTGGCAAAATCGCTGCTTTCCACCCTGCCCGCAACAGATAATTACGCCGCCATCCACCGCGATTTCGACCTGATCGATAAAATGATCGCAGACGGCTATACCGGACGCAAAGGCAAGGGCGGCTTCTACCGTCTGAATAAGGCAGGCGGCAAAAAAGTCAAAGAATCCATCAATCTGAAAACAGGCGATTACGCCCTGTCGGAAAAAGCCGCACCGCCCGCCCTCGAAGCTTTTAAAAAAGACGGCTTGCGCGGACTGGTCAGCAGTACGGATAAAGCCGGCCAATATGCATGGCAGGTTCTCAGCCAGACCCTTTGCTATGCCGCCGATCTTGTGCCGGAAATCGCCGATAATATTTTCGCCGTCGATCAGGCGATGAAGCTGGGCTATAACTGGTCAAAAGGCCCGTTCGAGCTGATGGATGCGCTGGGCACAGCATGGCTGGTTGAAAAACTTGCGGAAGAAGACCGCGATATCCCCGCCCTGCTGAAAGATATTCACGGCAAAAACTTCTACAAAACCAAAGACGGCGTGCTGCATTATTTCGGCATTGACGATCAATACCATCCTGTCGAACGGGCGAAGGGCGTCTTGCTGCTGGAGGATATAAAACGCAAATCTTCCCCTGTGCATAAAAACGATTCCGCCGCCTTGTGGGATATCGGCGATGATGTGCTGTGTCTGGAATTTACCGCCAAGATGAATGCGCTTGATCTTGACGTTATGGCGATGATCCATGCCGCGATTGAGCAGATTTCCAGCAGTGATACCGACTATAAAGCGCTGGTCGTTTATAATGAAGGCACAAATTTCTCGGCAGGCGCCAATCTTTCCAAGGCGCTGGCCGTCGTTGACGAGGGCAACTGGCCTGCCATTGAAAGTCTGATTACCGAAGGCCAGCGCGCCTACCGCGCTTTGAAATTCGCGCCTTTCCCCGTCATCGGCGCACCTGCCGGTCTGGCGCTGGGCGGCGGCTGCGAAATCCTGCTGCATTGCGACGGTATCGAGGCATATGCCGAAACCTATTGCGGACTGGTCGAAGTCGGCGTCGGCATTATTCCCGGCTGGGGCGGCTGCAAGGAAATGCTGCTGCGCCATCACCACAAACGCAAAGCAGGCGGGCCGGTACCGCCGATTGCCGCGGCTTTTGAAACCATCGGCCTTGCCAAAGTCGCAAAATCCGCCGCCGAGGCAAAACAGCTGCTATTCCTGAAAGACAGTGACGGCATCACCATGAACCGTGACCGCCTGCTGGCCAATGCCAAAGCGCGCGCGCTGGAACTGGCAAAACATTACACCGCACCGGAGGGGGAAGAATTGCGCCTGCCCGGCCCTGCGGGACAACTGGCACTGATGATGGCGGTCAACGGGCTTGCCCATGCCGGACGCGCCACACCGCATGACGTCACCGTCTCCGAAGCGCTGACGGAAGTTCTCAGCGGCGGCAAAGACGGTGATGTGACCCAAACGCTCACAGAGGAAGATTTGCTGGCGCTGGAACTGCAAGGCTTTATGCGTCTTGTCAAAACGCCCGAAACCCGCGCCCGTATCGACCATATGCTGAAAACAGGGAAAGCCTTAAGGAACTAA
- the dnaQ gene encoding DNA polymerase III subunit epsilon: MREIVLDTETTGFEPAEGHRLVEIGCVELMHQIPTGNTYHVYINPEREMPEDAYRVHGLSDEFLADKPVFAAVADAFLEFVGDAPLVIHNAAFDMNFLNAELGWAKKSLLPMEQAVDTLLMARQKYPGAAATLDALCRRFEIDNSNRTLHGALLDAELLAEVYLELMGGRQHGLGFSGAGGGQDSDKNNGESAGLQQRREMRAARDFPVPEAELAAHRELIGKLENALWQNGQKSAAEA, translated from the coding sequence ATGAGAGAAATCGTTCTGGATACGGAGACAACAGGTTTTGAACCGGCGGAAGGGCACCGTCTGGTCGAGATCGGCTGTGTCGAATTGATGCACCAGATTCCGACCGGCAATACCTATCATGTCTATATTAATCCCGAACGTGAAATGCCGGAGGACGCCTACCGCGTTCACGGCTTGTCCGACGAGTTTTTGGCCGATAAACCCGTTTTTGCCGCTGTGGCGGATGCGTTTCTGGAATTTGTCGGGGATGCGCCGCTGGTCATTCATAATGCGGCCTTTGATATGAATTTTCTGAATGCCGAGCTGGGCTGGGCAAAAAAATCACTGCTGCCGATGGAACAGGCGGTGGATACGCTGCTGATGGCACGGCAAAAATATCCCGGCGCGGCGGCAACGCTGGATGCGCTGTGCCGCCGCTTTGAAATTGATAATTCAAACCGGACATTGCACGGCGCGCTTCTGGATGCCGAATTGCTGGCCGAGGTCTATCTTGAATTGATGGGCGGACGGCAGCACGGGCTGGGATTTTCCGGCGCGGGCGGCGGACAGGACAGTGACAAAAACAACGGAGAATCCGCCGGATTGCAACAGCGGCGCGAAATGCGTGCGGCGCGGGATTTTCCGGTGCCGGAGGCGGAGCTGGCGGCACATCGCGAACTGATCGGCAAACTCGAAAACGCGCTTTGGCAAAACGGTCAGAAAAGCGCGGCGGAGGCGTAG
- a CDS encoding HlyD family type I secretion periplasmic adaptor subunit, which yields MSGREYDSQDLRQMDVTRDYNDEMSVYGISRREHLLLYTIAAFFVIALLWAAFTELEEVTRGDGKIIPSSQIQVIQSLEGGIIEEFLVHEGDTVQADQILLRMRNVQAKSEYASQRKRYVSLLAALERLKAEAEGKEPHFSDELIKEAPDAVRAETDAYYANMRESSNQSNVLEQQLSQRRQEVTELRKRISDLRSIVALTREEQEMIKPAVARGAAPQIELIQIERRLAEQQSELNGLRLALPRSESAVNEAEEKIKEQENTFRARAQRELASIRPEMVSLKETLATFRDREERTEIRSPVHGTVKDMKITTVGGVVRPGDPILEIVPLGDNLLIEAQVRPSDIAFLYPGQKAVVKITAYDFSIYGGLDGEVVDISADTIVDERGESFYRVRVRTNETVLTYNGKEHQIIPGMTAGVDIITGKKSIMDYLLKPFIKASRTALRER from the coding sequence ATGAGCGGCCGCGAATATGATTCACAAGACCTGCGCCAAATGGATGTCACGCGCGATTATAATGACGAAATGTCTGTTTACGGCATTTCGCGCCGCGAACATCTGCTGCTCTATACAATCGCCGCATTTTTCGTGATTGCCTTGCTATGGGCGGCTTTTACCGAGCTGGAGGAAGTCACCCGCGGTGACGGAAAAATCATTCCCTCCAGCCAGATACAGGTCATCCAAAGTCTGGAAGGCGGTATTATCGAGGAATTTCTGGTCCATGAGGGCGATACCGTACAGGCGGATCAGATTCTTTTGCGTATGCGTAATGTGCAAGCGAAATCCGAATATGCCTCACAGCGCAAACGCTATGTGTCGCTGCTGGCGGCACTGGAACGCCTGAAAGCCGAAGCTGAAGGTAAAGAGCCGCATTTCTCCGATGAATTAATAAAAGAGGCACCTGACGCCGTCCGTGCCGAAACCGACGCCTATTACGCCAATATGCGTGAATCCTCCAACCAGAGCAATGTTCTGGAACAGCAGCTGTCGCAACGCCGTCAGGAAGTCACAGAACTGCGCAAACGTATTTCCGATTTAAGAAGCATCGTTGCCCTGACGCGTGAGGAACAGGAAATGATTAAACCCGCCGTCGCCCGCGGCGCGGCACCGCAAATCGAGCTGATCCAGATTGAACGCCGCCTTGCCGAGCAGCAATCCGAGCTGAACGGGCTGCGCCTGGCACTGCCGCGTTCCGAATCCGCCGTCAATGAAGCGGAGGAGAAAATCAAAGAACAGGAAAACACTTTTCGCGCCCGCGCCCAGCGCGAACTGGCCAGTATCCGCCCTGAAATGGTCTCTTTAAAGGAAACACTGGCGACGTTCCGCGACCGTGAAGAACGTACGGAAATCCGCTCCCCCGTTCACGGCACAGTCAAAGACATGAAAATCACCACCGTCGGCGGCGTTGTCCGCCCCGGTGATCCGATTTTGGAGATCGTGCCGCTGGGTGATAATCTACTGATCGAAGCGCAGGTGCGCCCCTCCGACATTGCTTTTCTTTACCCCGGACAAAAAGCCGTTGTCAAAATCACCGCTTATGATTTTTCCATCTATGGCGGACTGGATGGCGAAGTTGTGGATATCAGCGCCGATACGATTGTTGATGAGCGCGGCGAAAGCTTTTACCGCGTCCGCGTCCGCACCAATGAAACCGTGCTGACCTATAACGGCAAAGAACACCAGATCATCCCCGGCATGACCGCCGGCGTCGATATCATCACCGGTAAAAAATCAATTATGGATTATTTGCTGAAACCCTTCATCAAAGCCTCCCGCACCGCCCTTAGAGAACGATAA
- a CDS encoding TolC family outer membrane protein, with product MYKRTGKKFWQWGAAIALSCLMAVPAMAETPAIQVSGKDKDVTLMDAIGKGLIMNPEYRIVANDRRATDEELEQAKALWKPSVDFIGETGWEYTDSPSINEESLWHNRASLTLTQLLFDGYGTQSEIKRQTARVESTSNRVAETAEFLGLSITEAFFDVLRQRDLLSISRANVQDHLKILDTISQGVSSGTATEGDLAQAEARLASSRATEASIRQSLREAEALFIRQAGEMPENLVFPNVPRDLLPQSVENAVTDAVTKSPTLAVFESDIDVAHAEFEGSGSTLYPQVNLEVNGTASEDINGIQGSDTRASALAVVRWNLFRGGGDKARQREFMYRHAIAKKRRADAARQVEKDVRDTWAGMVAASERAARFLEQANANEKVVGVYLDQFSLDRRTLLDVLDAQNELFVSRSSHVNALYTEIFGIYRLLALQGQLLDSVGVERPREASLAN from the coding sequence ATGTATAAGCGAACAGGGAAAAAGTTTTGGCAATGGGGTGCCGCTATTGCTTTATCCTGCCTCATGGCAGTTCCTGCTATGGCCGAAACGCCGGCAATTCAGGTATCCGGTAAAGACAAAGATGTCACATTGATGGATGCCATCGGCAAAGGGCTGATTATGAATCCGGAATACCGCATCGTTGCCAATGACCGCCGTGCAACGGATGAAGAGCTGGAACAGGCAAAAGCCCTGTGGAAGCCCTCCGTTGATTTCATCGGTGAAACCGGCTGGGAATATACTGACAGCCCCAGCATTAACGAGGAAAGCCTGTGGCATAACCGCGCTTCCTTAACGCTGACACAGCTTTTATTTGACGGTTACGGCACGCAAAGCGAAATCAAACGCCAAACGGCGCGTGTTGAATCAACCTCCAACCGCGTTGCTGAAACAGCTGAATTCCTTGGTCTCAGCATTACCGAGGCATTCTTTGATGTCTTGCGCCAGCGCGATCTGCTGTCAATTTCCCGCGCCAATGTGCAGGATCACCTGAAAATTCTCGACACGATCAGTCAGGGTGTTTCCAGCGGTACGGCCACAGAAGGCGATCTGGCGCAAGCCGAGGCGCGTCTGGCCTCTTCTCGCGCGACGGAAGCTTCGATCCGCCAGTCTCTGCGCGAAGCGGAAGCACTGTTCATCCGCCAGGCGGGTGAAATGCCGGAAAATCTGGTTTTCCCGAATGTACCGCGCGACCTGCTGCCGCAATCTGTTGAAAACGCCGTTACGGATGCTGTAACAAAAAGCCCGACACTGGCCGTTTTTGAATCGGATATCGATGTTGCCCATGCCGAATTCGAAGGCTCCGGCTCCACGCTTTACCCGCAGGTTAATCTGGAAGTCAACGGCACCGCCTCGGAAGACATTAACGGTATTCAAGGCAGTGACACCCGCGCTTCGGCACTGGCCGTTGTTCGCTGGAACCTGTTCCGCGGCGGTGGCGATAAAGCCCGCCAGCGCGAATTCATGTATCGTCATGCAATTGCCAAAAAACGCCGCGCCGATGCCGCACGCCAGGTTGAAAAAGACGTCCGCGACACATGGGCCGGTATGGTTGCCGCCTCCGAACGTGCCGCACGTTTTCTGGAACAGGCAAATGCCAATGAAAAAGTCGTCGGCGTTTATCTTGACCAGTTCAGCCTTGACCGCAGAACGCTTCTTGATGTTCTTGATGCGCAGAACGAGCTTTTTGTCTCGCGCTCAAGCCATGTCAACGCACTCTATACCGAAATCTTCGGTATCTACCGCCTGCTGGCCCTGCAAGGACAATTGCTGGACTCCGTCGGGGTCGAGCGTCCGCGCGAAGCCAGCCTCGCGAACTAA